A genomic stretch from Helianthus annuus cultivar XRQ/B chromosome 1, HanXRQr2.0-SUNRISE, whole genome shotgun sequence includes:
- the LOC110881251 gene encoding uncharacterized protein LOC110881251 isoform X1 → MRKMKRKKGMIFVEEASSCLSEFHQQFVEELNQHGIDEAAPKKILELMINPDFTIFVSGSTRLQYAIGRFITVVDNPPSHKRQKVTGAFNFMLIDSILVQFHITFIS, encoded by the exons ATGAGGAAGATGAAGCGCAAGAAAGGAATGATTTTCGTTGAAGAAGCCTCGAGTTGTTTGTCGGAATTCCATCAACAGTTTGTAGAAGAGCTTAATCAGCATGGAATAGATG AGGCCGCCCCGAAAAAGATCTTGGAGCTGATGATTAATCCAGATTTTACGATTTTCGTCAGTGGATCCACAAG GTTACAATATGCAATTGGCAGATTTATAACTGTTGTAGATAATCCCCCGTCTCATAAACGCCAAAAGGTCACAGGTGCCTTCAATTTCATGCTTATTGATTcaattttggttcaatttcaTATTACTTTTATTTCTTAA
- the LOC110881251 gene encoding uncharacterized protein LOC110881251 isoform X2 gives MRKMKRKKGMIFVEEASSCLSEFHQQFVEELNQHGIDEAAPKKILELMINPDFTIFVSGSTRLQYAIGRFITVVDNPPSHKRQKVTGLFRLEETKAHLPLVLIKLF, from the exons ATGAGGAAGATGAAGCGCAAGAAAGGAATGATTTTCGTTGAAGAAGCCTCGAGTTGTTTGTCGGAATTCCATCAACAGTTTGTAGAAGAGCTTAATCAGCATGGAATAGATG AGGCCGCCCCGAAAAAGATCTTGGAGCTGATGATTAATCCAGATTTTACGATTTTCGTCAGTGGATCCACAAG GTTACAATATGCAATTGGCAGATTTATAACTGTTGTAGATAATCCCCCGTCTCATAAACGCCAAAAGGTCACAG GGTTGTTCAGACTAGAAGAAACAAAGGCTCACCTACCATTGGTGTTAATCAAACTCTTTTAA
- the LOC110881251 gene encoding uncharacterized protein LOC110881251 isoform X5, producing the protein MRKMKRKKGMIFVEEASSCLSEFHQQFVEELNQHGIDEAAPKKILELMINPDFTIFVSGSTRLQYAIGRFITVVDNPPSHKRQKVTD; encoded by the exons ATGAGGAAGATGAAGCGCAAGAAAGGAATGATTTTCGTTGAAGAAGCCTCGAGTTGTTTGTCGGAATTCCATCAACAGTTTGTAGAAGAGCTTAATCAGCATGGAATAGATG AGGCCGCCCCGAAAAAGATCTTGGAGCTGATGATTAATCCAGATTTTACGATTTTCGTCAGTGGATCCACAAG GTTACAATATGCAATTGGCAGATTTATAACTGTTGTAGATAATCCCCCGTCTCATAAACGCCAAAAGGTCACAG ACTAG
- the LOC110881251 gene encoding uncharacterized protein LOC110881251 isoform X3, translating into MRKMKRKKGMIFVEEASSCLSEFHQQFVEELNQHGIDEAAPKKILELMINPDFTIFVSGSTRLQYAIGRFITVVDNPPSHKRQKTRRNKGSPTIGVNQTLLKIL; encoded by the exons ATGAGGAAGATGAAGCGCAAGAAAGGAATGATTTTCGTTGAAGAAGCCTCGAGTTGTTTGTCGGAATTCCATCAACAGTTTGTAGAAGAGCTTAATCAGCATGGAATAGATG AGGCCGCCCCGAAAAAGATCTTGGAGCTGATGATTAATCCAGATTTTACGATTTTCGTCAGTGGATCCACAAG GTTACAATATGCAATTGGCAGATTTATAACTGTTGTAGATAATCCCCCGTCTCATAAACGCCAAAAG ACTAGAAGAAACAAAGGCTCACCTACCATTGGTGTTAATCAAACTCTTTTAAAGATTCTATAG
- the LOC110881251 gene encoding uncharacterized protein LOC110881251 isoform X4, protein MRKMKRKKGMIFVEEASSCLSEFHQQFVEELNQHGIDEAAPKKILELMINPDFTIFVSGSTRLQYAIGRFITVVDNPPSHKRQKGCSD, encoded by the exons ATGAGGAAGATGAAGCGCAAGAAAGGAATGATTTTCGTTGAAGAAGCCTCGAGTTGTTTGTCGGAATTCCATCAACAGTTTGTAGAAGAGCTTAATCAGCATGGAATAGATG AGGCCGCCCCGAAAAAGATCTTGGAGCTGATGATTAATCCAGATTTTACGATTTTCGTCAGTGGATCCACAAG GTTACAATATGCAATTGGCAGATTTATAACTGTTGTAGATAATCCCCCGTCTCATAAACGCCAAAAG GGTTGTTCAGACTAG